The following proteins are co-located in the Lagenorhynchus albirostris chromosome 2, mLagAlb1.1, whole genome shotgun sequence genome:
- the PITHD1 gene encoding PITH domain-containing protein 1 translates to MSHGHSHGGGGCRCAAEREEPPEQRGLAYGLYLRIDLERLQCLNESREGSGRGVFKPWEERTDRSKFVESDADEELLFNIPFTGNVKLKGIIIMGEDDDSHPSEMRLYKNIPQMSFDDTDREPDQTFSLNRDLTGELEYATKISRFSNVYHLSIHISKNFGADTTKVFYIGLRGEWTELRRHEVTICNYEASANPADHRVHQVTPQTHFIS, encoded by the exons ATGTCGCATGGCCACAGTCACGGCGGGGGCGGCTGTCGCTGCGCCGCCGAACGTGAGGAGCCTCCCGAGCAGCGCGGCCTGGCCTACGGCCTGTACCTGCGCATCGACCTGGAGCGGCTGCAGTGTCTCAACGAGAGCCGCGAGGGCAGCGGCCGCGGCGTCTTCAAGCCGTGGGAGGAGCGGACCGACCGCTCCAAG tTTGTTGAAAGTGATGCAGATGAAGAGCTTCTGTTTAATATTCC ATTTACAGGCAATGTCAAGCTCAAAGGTATCATTATAATGGGAGAAGATGATGACTCACACCCCTCTGAGATGAGACT gTACAAGAACATTCCACAGATGAGCTTTGATGATACAGACAGGGAGCCAGATCAGACCTTTAGTCTGAACCGGGATCTTACAGGAGAACTAGAGTATGCTACAAA AATTTCTCGTTTTTCAAATGTCTATCATCTCTCAATTCATATTTCAAAAAACTTTGGAGCCGATACCACAAAGGTCTTTTATATTGGCCTGAGAGGAGAATGGACTGAG CTTCGCCGACATGAGGTGACCATCTGCAATTATGAAGCATCGGCCAACCCAGCTGACCACAGGGTCCATCAGGTTACCCCACAGACACACTTTATTTCCTAA